The Panthera leo isolate Ple1 chromosome C2, P.leo_Ple1_pat1.1, whole genome shotgun sequence genome window below encodes:
- the LOC122198437 gene encoding chromobox protein homolog 3-like encodes SKTTMQKKGMKQKGKSKKVEEAEPEESVVEKYRPVMNGKAGHFLQWKGFTDTDNTWEPEENLDCPELLEAFLFSFLNSRKAGKEKDGTKRKSLSDSESDDSKSKKKRDGAEKPRAFTRGLDPERIIGATDSSAELMFLMKRKDLDDAHSVLAKEANMKCPQIVTAFYEEKLTWHSYPEDEAR; translated from the exons agtaaaaccacaatgcaaaaaaagggaatgaaacagaagggaaagagtaaaaaagtagaagaggCAGAGCCTGAAGAATCTGTGGTGGAAAAGTACAGACCTGTAATGAATGGGAAGGCGGGGCATTTCCTCCAGTGGAAGGGATTTACAGATACTGACAATACTTGGGAACCTGAAGAAAATTTAGATTGTCCAGAGTTACTTGaagcatttcttttct CATTTCTTAATTCTCGAAAAGCTGGTAAAGAAAAAGATggcacaaaaagaaaatctttatctGATAGTGAATCTGATGATAGcaagtcaaagaagaaaagagatggtgCTGAGAAACCCAGAGCCTTTACCAGAGGTCTTGATCCTGAACGAATAATTGGTGCCACAGACAGCAGTGCAGAATTAATGTTCCTCATGAAACGGAAAGATTTAGATGACGCCCACTCGGTGCTGGCAAAAGAGGCAAATATGAAGTGTCCTCAAATTGTAACTGCTTTTTATGAAGAGAAACTAACTTGGCATTCTTATCCAGAAGATGAAGCTCGGTAA